AAACCCTATCCGGAGTAAGTCAAAGTCAGGTAATGAGTGCTTCCGCTCTACCTGTAGTAAGACGCTTGAGGGCCTTGGCGACAAGGCTCCTAGATGAATAATTTGCCGTCAAAGTTTTACTTTGATGAACAGAATCCGGCTTACTCTCTTCCCAGGTTTTTCTTACAGATTCTTGCCATAAAATAATAAAATAATTTTTTTTGATTTTTTCCTGATATCGACATCGATGAACGATTTTCCACAAATTAATTCTTCCCTCCCATGGGTAGATATGCCCGGTATGGGGGCTACGAATCCTAGGATACCTAAGGAAATTTTGGCATTAATCTTTGATTTTTTGCCTACACAACAAGCACTGGGAACTTGCCGCTTGGTTTCTAGAGAGTGGAGAGCCTCTTATCCGGAAGAAACCATAAAACTTCGTTATCGCTTATCCATAGCGTTCATGAAAACTGAAAGCTTCCTTCATTCTTCTAAAGAAGTCGCCTTTACCTTGAACTATCTTTTGCGCATCAAAGATTTTGAGAAAGTTGCTTTCCTCTTTAAGGAATTGGAAGAGTCATTCTCAAACAATATGAGTTGCGATAGAGACCTATTTCTATCCCTTTTAAAGTTTGCAGCTGAAAATGATTGTTTTTCGCTTATTCTTTGGATGCGATTAACTCCTGCGTATCTACAATACTTAAAAGAAAACGAAGGGAAGGTTTATTCTATTTTTATTAAAAATATAAAACCTAATCTAGAACTTATAAAAAGTTATTTACACGCTTTGGGCGAGAGCGAAAAAAAGATCTTTTTTAATCATTTACAGAATATGCATCAAATGAGCTTTAAGAGTGTTTATTTTGACCCTGAGTACACAATTGACAATAGTTGGAACTATCGCCTTTCTCTTATGTACCGTTTAGACTCTCTTAAAAAAATACCCCCTCAAACTCAAGATATTTCTACAAGCTTGTTTTCATTTATAAGTGAACACTACCCCGATCACGAAGAACTGCTAAAAGAGTGGGTTCACTCCACCGGCTTGCCTAGTCTCTAGTCAATTTCTTAAATTAATTCACTTTCACATAGTGTTGTTTACTTCAATATTAGCCTTCTAAAATAGCTGGGGCATCTTTTTTCCTAAATTTTCACACACCGGACTAACGAAGCTACCTTCATGCTTCTAAGAGGCGTATAATAGAAACAGTTTTCGAGCATTTGTGAGTAAAATGCCTCAAAATATAAAAGCGCGTACGGAAAAGAGGTTTGCAAGCAAAGCAATATTGCTATTTTAACCTTCTTAATAAGGCGTTGTTTTCCGATCGATTAGTCATTTGAGGATTCATTTTAAAATTGCATCTCGCTATTTTTCCTGACTCGCCCAACTCTTGAGTTTGGCTTAAGTCATGAAAATTAAGCATCTACAACTTTAAAATGAATCCTCAGGCGAGATTAGGAGCAATCAGGGGTTTAAGTTGCTCTAAGGGATGAAGTCGATAAAAAAGTCGCTTCACCCTTATTCTTAAGTCGTCAGATTGATTTTGCAATGGAAATATTTTTACTTCGCTGCAATTGACCGTCTTTGTAAATTAGCCTCAATTCTTCTTCGAGATTGACTGATGTGAAATTTTTGAAGAGCCTCCTGAAGCCTAATCCTTGCGGATGATTCTATTCGTTAGTCAAGATCCTTAGCTTTTAGCGCTTGATAAAACTCTTCT
This DNA window, taken from Criblamydia sequanensis CRIB-18, encodes the following:
- a CDS encoding F-box-like domain-containing protein, coding for MNDFPQINSSLPWVDMPGMGATNPRIPKEILALIFDFLPTQQALGTCRLVSREWRASYPEETIKLRYRLSIAFMKTESFLHSSKEVAFTLNYLLRIKDFEKVAFLFKELEESFSNNMSCDRDLFLSLLKFAAENDCFSLILWMRLTPAYLQYLKENEGKVYSIFIKNIKPNLELIKSYLHALGESEKKIFFNHLQNMHQMSFKSVYFDPEYTIDNSWNYRLSLMYRLDSLKKIPPQTQDISTSLFSFISEHYPDHEELLKEWVHSTGLPSL